Proteins encoded together in one Vigna angularis cultivar LongXiaoDou No.4 chromosome 5, ASM1680809v1, whole genome shotgun sequence window:
- the LOC108340837 gene encoding patellin-3, which translates to MAENDSNPPPPPPPAASPPQEPPVPPSLSSENDAKADDVIEEKVKAEEVLVAEDKDEVKGGEEAVVVEEKEKEEEKEEEKEKEKKKEEEVTVGETESESLKEESNRVSDSERKGIEELKKVVREELERKEEGEVSIWGVPLFKDQRTDVILLKFLRARDLRVNDSLVMIQNTLRWRKEFGIDALLEEDLGEELEKVVFMHGQGREGHPVCYNVYGEFQNKELYQKAFSTEENRTKFLRWRIQLLERSIRNLDFTPGGINTIFQVNDLKNSPGPAKRELRIATKQALQLLQDNYPEFVAKQVFINAPWWYLAFNTLISPFLTPRTKSKFIFAGPSKSPDTLFKYISPEQVPVQYGGLSVDFCDCNPDFTMSDPVTEIPIKPTTKQTVEIAIYEKCIIVWELRVVGWEVTYNAEFKPDAKDAYTVVIQKATKMSPTDEPVVSNSFKVGELGKLLLTIDNPTLKNKRLLYRFNIKPYCD; encoded by the exons CGTCACTATCATCTGAGAATGATGCCAAAGCTGACGATGTGATTGAAGAGAAGGTGAAAGCTGAGGAGGTGCTTGTGGCTGAAGATAAAGACGAAGTAAAAGGAGGTGAGGAGGCGGTTGTGGttgaagagaaggagaaggaggaggagaaagaggaagagaaagagaaagagaaaaagaaagaagaagaggttACAGTAGGAGAGACAGAGAGCGAGTCGTTGAAGGAGGAGAGCAATAGGGTTTCTGATTCGGAGAGAAAGGGCATCGAAGAGCTGAAGAAGGTGGTGAGGGAGGAGTTGGAGCGGAAGGAGGAAGGCGAAGTATCCATCTGGGGCGTCCCTCTCTTTAAGGATCAGAGGACTGACGTCATTCTTCTGAAGTTCCTGAGAGCGCGAGACTTGAGGGTGAATGATTCTCTTGTGATGATTCAGAACACTCTCCGATGGAGAAAGGAGTTCGGCATCGATGCGCTTTTGGAGGAAGATCTGGGAGAGGAGTTGGAAAAGGTGGTCTTCATGCACGGCCAGGGAAGAGAGGGGCATCCCGTCTGTTACAACGTCTACGGAGAGTTCCAAAACAAGGAGCTGTACCAAAAGGCCTTCTCCACCGAGGAAAACCGAACCAAGTTTCTCCGATGGCGTATTCAGCTGTTGGAGCGCAGCATCAGGAACCTGGACTTCACTCCTGGAGGCATCAACACCATCTTCCAAGTCAATGACCTCAAAAACTCTCCTGGCCCTGCCAAACGGGAACTTCGCATTGCCACCAAACAAGCTTTGCAGTTGCTTCAGGACAACTATCCCGAGTTCGTTGCCAAACAG GTCTTCATCAATGCCCCTTGGTGGTATCTTGCATTCAATACCTTGATCAGTCCCTTCTTGACTCCGAGGACCAAAAGCAAATTTATCTTTGCTGGACCATCCAAGTCTCCCGATACTCTTTTCAA GTATATTTCTCCTGAGCAAGTGCCGGTTCAGTATGGTGGCCTCAGTGTAGACTTCTGCGACTGCAACCCCGATTTCACCATGTCTGATCCTGTCACCGAAATTCCTATAAAGCCAACCACTAAGCAAACTGTCGAAATTGCTATCTATGAG AAATGCATTATCGTTTGGGAGCTGCGGGTGGTGGGCTGGGAGGTTACCTATAACGCTGAATTCAAGCCTGATGCTAAAGATGCATATACAGTTGTCATACAGAAGGCCACAAAGATGTCCCCCACCGATGAACCAGTGGTTTCCAACAGCTTCAAAGTTGGTGAACTGGGGAAGTTATTGCTCACCATAGACAATCCTACCTTGAAAAATAAGAGGCTTCTTTACAGGTTCAATATCAAACCCTACTGTGATTGA